The Tripterygium wilfordii isolate XIE 37 chromosome 17, ASM1340144v1, whole genome shotgun sequence genome has a window encoding:
- the LOC119982570 gene encoding protein FAR1-RELATED SEQUENCE 4-like translates to MDLKSSDASIEGLGDIVLDDSEVPIVGMLFEELDELFGYYKIYGQRKGFSVKRRTVNKDIDERIKYVTFSCGRSNKYISKSENWVNPRLNAKNDCKARMSACIAKEGKWEITKFLDVHNHAMSPTHSRFFSCNRKINTHIKRQLEINDIAGIRPNKSHNAQVIGVGEHENLHFLEQDTRNLLAKVRRLRLGEGDANVIQSYFMQIQSHNDGFFSLIDWDDNGRLKNVFWADPRRMATCREFGDVITFDTTYLTNKYDMQFISFVGVNHHGQSILLGCGLISNEDRHFYLAI, encoded by the coding sequence ATGGATCTGAAAAGTTCAGATGCAAGCATTGAAGGGTTGGGAGACATTGTTCTTGATGATTCAGAGGTACCGATCGTTGGAATGTTATTTGAAGAACTGGATGAGCTATTTGGTTATTACAAGATATATGGACAAAGGAAGGGATTTTCTGTGAAACGCAGGACTGTTAACAAGGACATTGATGAGAGGATTAAATATGTCACTTTTAGTTGTGGTAGATCAAATAAGTATATTTCAAAGTCAGAGAATTGGGTGAATCCTCGTTTAAATGCCAAGAATGATTGTAAGGCTAGGATGAGTGCCTGTATAGCGAAGGAGGGGAAGTGGGAGATAACCAAGTTTCTGGATGTGCACAATCATGCAATGAGCCCAACTCATTCAAGGTTTTTTAGCTGCAATCGCAAGATTAACACACATATTAAGCGACAACTTGAGATTAATGACATTGCAGGGATTCGTCCAAATAAAAGTCACAATGCTCAGGTGATAGGGGTTGGAGAACATGAGAATTTACATTTTTTGGAACAGGATACTCGTAACTTGCTTGCAAAAGTAAGGCGTTTGAGGCTTGGTGAAGGAGATGCAAATGTAATTCAGAGTTATTTTATGCAGATACAATCGCATAATGATGGGTTCTTTTCCTTGATTGATTGGGATGACAATGGGCGACTTAAAAATGTTTTTTGGGCTGATCCAAGGAGAATGGCAACATGTAGAGAATTTGGAGATGTCATCACCTTCGACACAACATATCTCACGAATAAGTATGATATGCAATTTATATCGTTTGTTGGTGTCAATCATCATGGGCAGTCAATATTGCTTGGTTGTGGGTTAATTTCCAATGAAGATAGACACTTTTATTTGGCTATTTAG
- the LOC119983117 gene encoding uncharacterized protein LOC119983117 translates to MRGTNYGQSENDYYGVLKEIVQLELTGLPIKKIILFNCEWFDPTPNRGMRIHKHNDLVEVKRRGRYNKFDPFIIAQQAEQAYFALYPEGVRDPQDWLAVIKTKAKHTITGQSKQVDDAFQDDEIPVEQVGLDTDQLDSLIDNEAEPEEVPDEYSARELMIEEENDDDDDDDELQSYDSEIEEELENYEECYEDD, encoded by the coding sequence ATGCGGGGGACCAATTATGGACAATCAGAAAATGACTACTATGGAGTACTGAAAGAGATTGTTCAATTGGAATTAACAGGACTACCGATAAAGaaaattattctttttaattGTGAGTGGTTCGACCCAACTCCTAATCGAGGTATGCGAATCCATAAACATAATGATCTTGTCGAGGTTAAACGTAGAGGAAGGTACAATAAGtttgatccatttataattgcACAACAAGCGGAGCAAGCTTACTTTGCTCTTTATCCAGAAGGGGTACGTGATCCACAAGATTGGTTGGCCGTGATTAAGACAAAAGCCAAGCACACAATTACTGGACAATCAAAGCAAGTCGATGATGCCTTTCAAGATGATGAAATTCCAGTTGAGCAAGTTGGACTAGACACTGACCAATTGGATTCTCTAATAGACAATGAAGCTGAACCCGAGGAAGTACCGGACGAATACTCTGCAAGAGAATTAATGATTGAGGAagagaatgatgatgatgatgatgatgatgaattgcaATCGTATGATTCAGAGATAGAGGAAGAGTTGGAAAATTATGAAGAATGTTATGAAGATGATTAA
- the LOC119983022 gene encoding CLP protease regulatory subunit CLPX2, mitochondrial-like, with protein sequence MLSALRRATALTWVTTRTRTVTGTGSLCNHDLHPLVPKPPPFYLAQERRMCDYDHIRADVNCPRCAKHMPVLFSNRPLSITGREAGIYQALNFCPSCRTAFYFRPFKLEPLQGTFIELGRVREEIVAISGKDLGRKVEGTEISCAVGDDDDDDKHCSGYTDGVMGKGCGGSEGEKLPTPKEMLKGLDEFVIGQERAKKVLSVAVYNHYKRIYHASQLNESGAKLSDNEFVEDQSEFVELEKSNVLLMGPTGSGKTLLAKTLARIVNVPLVIADANTLTQAGYVGEDVESILQKLLMVAEFNVEAAQRGIVYIDEVDKITKKGESSNTGRDVSGEGVQQALLKILEGTVVNVPVPDKGVRKHPRGDNVQIDTKDILFICGGAFVDLEKTISERRQDASIGFGAPVRANMRISGPANAFVASSLLESVESGDLIAYGLIPEFVGRFPILVSLSALSEDQLVQVLMEPRNALGKQYKKIFSMNNVKLHFTENALRLIAKKAMAKNTGARGLRAILENILTEAMFEIPDAKTGPDGITAVLVDEEAVGSVDAPGCGVKFLYGDGAVERFSHEPGLKILGGRARGR encoded by the exons ATGCTTTCAGCTCTACGCCGCGCCACCGCCCTCACATGGGTAACGACCAGAACCCGAACAGTTACCGGTACGGGCTCTCTGTGCAACCACGATCTTCACCCTCTAGTACCTAAGCCGCCCCCTTTTTACCTCGCCCAGGAGCGCCGAATGTGCGACTATGACCACATCAGGGCAGACGTGAACTGCCCACGCTGCGCGAAGCATATGCCGGTTCTGTTCTCAAACAGGCCGCTATCAATCACGGGACGGGAGGCTGGAATATATCAGGCACTGAATTTCTGCCCTAGCTGCAGGACGGCCTTTTACTTCAGGCCTTTCAAGCTGGAGCCCTTGCAGGGAACCTTCATCGAGCTAGGGAGGGTCAGGGAGGAGATAGTTGCTATTTCGGGGAAAGATTTGGGCAGGAAAGTGGAAGGAACTGAAATCTCTTGTGctgttggtgatgatgatgatgacgacaaGCATTGTTCCGGGTACACGGACGGGGTTATGGGGAAAGGTTGTGGCGGTAGTGAAGGTGAGAAGTTGCCGACGCCGAAGGAGATGTTGAAGGGGCTTGATGAATTTGTAATTGGGCAGGAGAGAGCCAAAAAG GTTCTTTCAGTTGCTGTCTACAACCACTACAAGAGAATATATCATGCCTCCCAGCTCAATGA GTCAGGTGCCAAATTGAGTGATAATGAGTTTGTGGAGGACCAAAGCGAGTTTGTTGAGTTAGAGAAGAGCAATGTTCTTTTGATGGGTCCCACTGGTTCTG GGAAAACGTTACTTGCAAAAACTCTTGCTCGAATTGTCAATGTGCCATTAGTCATTGCCGATGCAAACACGCTAACACAG GCAGGTTATGTAGGCGAAGACGTGGAATCAATATTGCAAAAGTTACTAATG GTTGCTGAATTCAATGTTGAAGCTGCCCAGCGAGGTATAGTCTACATTGATGAAGTTGACAAGATAACCAAAAAG GGTGAGAGTTCAAACACTGGTAGAGATGTATCTGGAGAGGGTGTTCAACAAGCATTGCTGAAAATCCTAGAAGGAACT GTCGTGAATGTTCCCGTTCCTGATAAAGGAGTTCGAAAGCATCCTCGTGGTGATAACGTACAG ATAGATACAAAAGATATCCTTTTTATATGTGGTGGAGCATTTGTTGATTTGGAGAAAACCATATCAGAAAG ACGACAAGATGCTTCTATTGGCTTTGGAGCGCCAGTTCGCGCTAACATGAGGATCAGCGGACCAGCCAATGCTTTTGTGGCGTCATCGTTATTGGAATCT GTAGAAAGTGGTGATCTTATTGCGTACGGCCTAATTCCTGAGTTTGTCGGACGCTTCCCTATTTTGGTGAGCCTATCAGCTTTAAGTGAGGACCAACTTGTTCAG GTCCTCATGGAGCCAAGAAATGCTCTTGGTAAACAGTACAAGAAGATTTTTAGTATGAATAAT GTTAAGTTACACTTCACCGAGAATGCACTGCGATTGATTGCAAAGAAAGCTATGGCAAAGAACACTGGCGCACGAGGTCTGAGAGCCATTTTAGAGAATATTCTTACAGAAGCAATGTTTGAG ATTCCTGATGCCAAGACAGGACCTGATGGTATAACTGCTGTTTTGGTTGATGAAGAGGCCGTTGGGTCTGTGGATGCTCCTGGATGTGGAGTGAAATTTCTTTATGGAGATGGTGCTGTGGAGCGGTTTTCTCATGAACCTGGGTTGAAGATTCTTGG GGGGAGAGCGAGGGGGCGATGA